The Lolium rigidum isolate FL_2022 chromosome 1, APGP_CSIRO_Lrig_0.1, whole genome shotgun sequence region GTTTTGCATTCTTCGGTTCGCCCACGATGTCCATCCTGAACAACACGGACTCAGCGGGCTCCTCGAGATCCTTGATGAGGCTCCCTACTCCTCCATCTAGTCCAGCCAGTCTCATCCGGACCATCTCGATGATAATCTTCACCACCATGTACGCGCCATCGTCGAGGAAGTAGTTCTCCTTGAGTGCGCCGTGTCCTGTGGTCTCCATCATGACGTGCGTCTCGACGCCGTCGGCGTTTAGCTGCGCGCCCTTGTCGATCACGTTGCGGTAGCCAACGCGGTACAGGCAGTGCTTCCCGCCCCTGGCCTCGATGAACCGCGTCAGCCCGTCCCCCGCCCGAGCGTCCGTGACCACCGTCGTCCCCGGGTGCTCCCCCAGCACGATGGCGGAGATGAGCGCAATGAGCCGGTCGCCGTTGATGGCCGCGCCCGCGTCGTCCACCACGCCGCTCCGGTCCACGTCGGTGTCGAACACCACGCCGAGGTCGGCGCCGTGTGCCAACACCGCGCCGCGCGTGAGCGACATGGCCGTGGCGTCCTCCGGGTTGGGCATGTGATTCGGGAACATGCCGTCGGGTTCCAGGTGGAGGCTGCCGGTCGTGTCGGCGCCCAGCTTCTCCAGGACGTCCCAGGTGAAGAAGCCGCCGCAGCCGTTGCCGGCGTTCACgatgaccttgaagcccttgagTGGGGTGTCGTAGTGGGTCGGGTGCGCGACGCGCTCCTTGATGATGTCCCGGAGGTGCTGCGCATAGGCGGTCATCAGGTCGACGCGCATGACCATCGGTGGCATGCCGCTGCCACCACCGAGGCCCATCTTCCTGGCCACGTACTTGCGCGCCGCGCGGT contains the following coding sequences:
- the LOC124692159 gene encoding phosphomannomutase/phosphoglucomutase-like isoform X1 — encoded protein: MHESSCLQMTASHLPYTRNGLKFFTKRGGLTSAEVEAICDRAARKYVARKMGLGGGSGMPPMVMRVDLMTAYAQHLRDIIKERVAHPTHYDTPLKGFKVIVNAGNGCGGFFTWDVLEKLGADTTGSLHLEPDGMFPNHMPNPEDATAMSLTRGAVLAHGADLGVVFDTDVDRSGVVDDAGAAINGDRLIALISAIVLGEHPGTTVVTDARAGDGLTRFIEARGGKHCLYRVGYRNVIDKGAQLNADGVETHVMMETTGHGALKENYFLDDGAYMVVKIIIEMVRMRLAGLDGGVGSLIKDLEEPAESVLFRMDIVGEPKNAKQRGVQAVETFKNYIEEGKLTGWVLDDCGDCSVDQGCLVDNNDHPIDVDAYMYRAKFYDESQRRLGWVHIRQSVHNPNIALNMQSCVPGGCKSMARSIFYGFLLTSGVNEFVDITQVQSFVE
- the LOC124692159 gene encoding phosphomannomutase/phosphoglucomutase-like isoform X2; this translates as MTASHLPYTRNGLKFFTKRGGLTSAEVEAICDRAARKYVARKMGLGGGSGMPPMVMRVDLMTAYAQHLRDIIKERVAHPTHYDTPLKGFKVIVNAGNGCGGFFTWDVLEKLGADTTGSLHLEPDGMFPNHMPNPEDATAMSLTRGAVLAHGADLGVVFDTDVDRSGVVDDAGAAINGDRLIALISAIVLGEHPGTTVVTDARAGDGLTRFIEARGGKHCLYRVGYRNVIDKGAQLNADGVETHVMMETTGHGALKENYFLDDGAYMVVKIIIEMVRMRLAGLDGGVGSLIKDLEEPAESVLFRMDIVGEPKNAKQRGVQAVETFKNYIEEGKLTGWVLDDCGDCSVDQGCLVDNNDHPIDVDAYMYRAKFYDESQRRLGWVHIRQSVHNPNIALNMQSCVPGGCKSMARSIFYGFLLTSGVNEFVDITQVQSFVE